From Xiphophorus couchianus chromosome 4, X_couchianus-1.0, whole genome shotgun sequence, a single genomic window includes:
- the LOC114142718 gene encoding USP6 N-terminal-like protein: MKKDIETLIAEERADIILKYATGRQGGVEIDPWEDADYSIYKAIDRFGFMHENELAAPTVQEEKRKQLEIERAEKWLKMVNKWDKYKNSDKMVKRVYKGIPLQLRGRAWTLLLDVERTKRENQGKYEKMKEQSQLCSSEIKQIDLDINRTFRNHIMFMDRFGVKQQSLFHVLSAYSVYNTEVSYCQGMSQIAALLLMYMNEEDAFWALSQLLTNDRHAMHGFFVPGFPKLHRFQAHHDQILSKLLPKLKKHMDREQMSAGIYCTKWFLQCFIDRTPFTLTLRLWDIFILEGQRLLTAMSYTILKIHKKRLLKMSLEELREFLQERIAQRFFHSDDLIIEQLQVSMMELRKMKLDLPPPGKPEELPQKPLGQELPVLLGPVQPSSATGFHRAGLSLHIMSHQPDSISPDQSPSKDPRDLDVVEEQEAPLPSPDPIIIHSQVPLTPDGSPLMGPPPYRPPGSPGHPSLPGDQDWEPAGRSASPVLVLAQSECLTESESTEDRDTSQLLDQDSTLSSTRSTDRNQSGEAEENPPPNGS; encoded by the exons ATGAAGAAAGACATCGAGACTCTAATAGCAGAGGAACGGGCTGACATCATCTTAAAATATGCTACG gGCAGGCAGGGCGGCGTGGAGATCGATCCCTGGGAAGATGCTGATTACAGCATCTATAAAGCCATCGACCGCTTCGGCTTCATGCA TGAGAATGAGCTGGCGGCCCCAACAGTTCAGGAGGAGAAg CGGAAGCAGCTGGAGATCGAGAGAGCAGAAAAATGGCTGAAGATGGTGAATAAATGGGACAAATACAAGAACAGCGACAAG ATGGTGAAGCGGGTCTATAAGGGCATTCCCCTGCAGCTCCGGGGCCGGGCCTGGACGCTGCTGCTGGACGTGGAGCGGACCAAGAGGGAGAACCAGGGAAAATACGAG AAAATGAAGGAGCAATCCCAACTCTGTTCCTCTGAGATCAAGCAGATCGACCTGGACATCAACAGAACCTTTCGGAACCACATCATGTTCATGGACCGCTTCGGGGTCAA GCAGCAGTCGCTCTTCCACGTCCTCTCTGCATATTCAGTTTATAACACT GAGGTGAGCTACTGCCAGGGCATGAGTCAGATCGCCGCCCTGCTGCTGATGTACATGAACGAGGAAGACGCCTTCTGGGCGCTGTCGCAGCTGCTGACCAACGATCGGCACGCCATGCACG GCTTCTTTGTTCCTGGATTCCCCAAACTTCACCGGTTCCAGGCTCATCATGACCAGATCCTTTCCAAACTCCTCCCCAAGCTGAAGAAACACATG GACCGGGAGCAAATGTCTGCAGGGATCTACTGCACCAAATGGTTCTTGCAGTGCTTCATCGACCGG ACGCCGTTCACCCTGACCCTTCGGCTGTGGGACATTTTCATCTTGGAGGGACAGCGGCTCCTCACCGCCATGTCCTACACCATCCTGAAGATCCACAAGA AGCGGCTGCTGAAGAtgtctctggaggagctgcgaGAGTTTCTTCAGGAACGAATCGCTCAGAGGTTCTTCCACAGCGACGACCTGATCATCGAGCAGCTGCAGGTCTCCATGATGGAGCTGAGGAAGATGAAGCTGGACCTTCCTCCTCCAG GGAAACCAGAGGAGCTGCCTCAGAAGCCTCTGGGCCAGGAGCTGCCGGTCCTGCTCGGCCCGGTCCAGCCGTCCTCAGCCACTGGGTTCCACAGAGCCGGCCTGAGTCTCCACATCATGTCCCATCAGCCGGACTCCATTTCCCCAGACCAGAGCCCCTCCAAGGACCCCAGGGATCTGGATGTGGTGGAGGAGCAGGAGGCCCCGCTGCCCTCTCCAGACCCCATCATCATCCACAGCCAGGTGCCTCTCACACCTGATGGCTCCCCACTGATGGGGCCGCCGCCTTACCGGCCCCCAGGGAGTCCGGGTCATCCATCGCTGCCAGGAGACCAGGACTGGGAACCAGCTGGCCGGTCAGCATCTCCGGTTTTGGTTCTGGCTCAGTCTGAGTGCCTGACTGAATCAGAAAGTACTGAGGACCGAGACACGTCCCAGCTTCTGGACCAAGACTCGACTCTGTCCTCCACCAGGAGTACCGACCGGAACCAGAGTGGAGAAGCAGAGGAGAACCCGCCACCGAACGGTTCATGA